In Hippocampus zosterae strain Florida chromosome 21, ASM2543408v3, whole genome shotgun sequence, the genomic window ccccttttcCACATCCtggcacgccccccccccccccccccccccatcttcctCCCCCTTCCCAGGATGGGCCGACCAGTTCCCACAATAGCGTCTGAAGGTCTCCCCGCCGCCGTCCGCCCGAAACGTCCCCAGCGCCTCCCGGACGTCCAGAACGCAGATCGACCCCGTCCGAGTGGACCGGATTGGAAGCAGATCGGAAGCCTGAAGCAGGAACGCCGTCAGGCTCGGGAACAGATCGTGCTTTGGAAAAGTTGGATGGGAGTGCTGCCAATAGGTAGGAGGCTTTAGGCGACGCAACGGAACAACACACGGGATCAATCTTTGCACTAGCTGGATGCTCCcattgagttgaggagctttatTCACACGAAAGTGTGTCTTATGCGCCTCCTCCGGGTGCCAAGGAGTGttagttgaggagcttcatgtcTTGCTTTGCCACTGCGCTCAGCAACCTCGGTTCCAAGCGATGACAAAGTGCGCTCAGGAGCATTATTCCGATCACAGAtttgctttgccaccatctggCGGCTTTTGGCTGCCAGGGAACTATGTTGACGTGAGTCGATGTGCCTCACCTTGGCATGAGAAGTGCTTTGCCGACATCTTGGTTTAAAAGAACGATGGTGAACTCGGTAGAGGAGCACCTTTCAGGCCAAAGTATCGCGGCCATCTTGTGGCCTCTTGGTCTGGCACCAGTCCAAAAGAAAACGACAAATCTATACTTGTAGTTCTTGGGAGCAGGAAAACATTGGCTCAAAATAATGAAactttatcttaaaaaaaaaagtctttaggTCTCAAAATTGCCCACTACTCGAAAGCAATGTCTTTATTTCGACAAAAATAAGGGAGCGCCACGCTTGGCTCGCCAAAATCCCCCTCACAATCATCTCGCCGCCATTTGATGATGTCCCAGATGTGTCGGTGCCCGACGGAAAAAGAGCGAGAGTCAGCAGGTAGGATGTACTTTTCGCACGGCAAACTGCGAAAAATGTGTTCGGCTGCGTTGCCGTAGCAACTGCGAGCATGTCGACCACACGCGCGCACAGAGTGACACAGTGAGGTTAGCACAGGATTCCCTGCTATTccagttgccatgacaacacgtCACTCGCCCCCTCGCCAACTCACTGGGATGCGAGAGGCCGTTCGGTGTGGGGCTTCATCAAGTGACTGGTGGTCTTCGGCAACGGGTAGTAGAGTCtcacaaacaggaagtagagAAGCGCCGGGATTGTACTTTCAtttgctcttggcagagactgACGGACGCCTAAAGGCAACTTTTGACACGCGACCAAGAAATTGTTCCTCGGAAATGATCGGGCCTTGGATTCTTTTTGGAATTCATTAGGGCGTGCTCGCCTGCGGTCTtgaaaaacaggaagtgatgtcacaaTCCGCAGTTATTATTACCAATGGCAAATGCGGAGGTCGAATGATGTGTGCAACGTTGAACAGTTGGACTTTCAGAAGGTCAAATGAAGTTCGCCTGGAAAGGTTAAAAAGATGTTGACAATGAAAGCCCACTATCCtgagtcaaaaaataaaaaaaggggggggggggtaatcactGAGTCAGAAACATAAGATGATCGATCGGAAAGCAGTCCTTTCACTCTTCACATGCTGCAAAGCTGTAAGTTTGCAATGCTATGCAAGTGCAAAATCCGCAATGCGATGTGGGCATTATTTTGGTGCGCTTTTTGCTCGCCGTATGACTTTGAACGCGTGCGGCCCGGCTTGGGTGAGTGACCGGGAGCGACTTCCTGTCTTGCAGCCACATGCCTCTGAGTCCGGCTGCTGACGCCAAACATGATCGCCCACGCCAACAGGCGGTTACTAACGGCAACCCGACAGGCTCTCCCGTCGCCCGGGACGACGACGCGGATGACGCGCCCTCTGGAAACAGCATCGTGGTCCGCATCGGCATCCCGGACCTGCAGCAGACGGTAACACACGCGCTAGCTAGCACGCTTCCGGGGCAACCAGGAGGAAGTGCCGGCCGGCCGGGCCAAAGTGAGCAAGTGTGGCATCAAACGTGtccgtgtgtgcgtctgtggctctctcagaagtgtttgcgGCTGGACCCAGAATTACCCGTTTGGACCAGTAAGCAGAGGGTTCTGGTCACCTTGACTCAGTCTCTGTCGGATGTTTTGAACTATGGTCTCTTCCAGCCGGCGTTCAACGGCCGAGCTGGCAAGTTTCTGGACGAGGAGCGACTTTTGAAAGAGTACCCTCTCCCAAACATCACGCCCATTCCATACCTCGAGGTGCGCTTTGACCGCAGATCGTTTCACTCGAGCCAGGCCGTGTTTGGAATCACTCCCTGGCCGTTAAAGTGGAGTCCGGCCTATATATATGGGGACTATACTTTGGTCTTTTTCGTGAACAACAGAGGTTTGGTTccaaaaacaaatctgaatttGGTGAAGTTGCAAAAGTCCAACCGGGAATATGTgcgttgtttttcatttgagcgATGAGCGAACGACATCCAAATCCCTAAATCGTGTCTTGGGAATAAGCGACTGATTCCGAACACGCCTCTCaaaatgttctgtttttttttcttcccctgtgCACTAACATTGCGACGATTTCTTCCAGTTTCGTTACAAACGCAGAATTTACACGCAGACTTACGTAGACGACAAGCAGCTGGCCAAGCTGCACACTAAAGTAGGCCACGAACTTCTCACAAAGTTGATGACAGATGAGCCAAAAACCTGCGCTGACCTACTCGTTCGTCCGTCGCAGGCCAATCTGAAGCGATTCATGGAACATGTCCACCAGAAGAACGTGGAGAAGGTTTCCAAATGGCTGGAAAAGGGCCTGGATCCAAACTTCCACGACTCAGACAGCGGCGGTGTGTACACAGTCTTTCAATGTGGCCCACCATCGCAAAATGTTGCCCATACCTCGGGTGACAAAGTTCCATAATGTGCAGAAATGGCCGCCGTGTCTGGTGGTTGTCTTTTCGATGTGACAACCAAGGGatgttgaaagaaaaagaattttAAACTTATTAATTTAGTttgaaataatccatccatcctcgaTTGGCCCCCCCGCCGTACTTTGTTTATTGTGAGCAAGATGTCAAATGGACAATGGACATGCTTTTAATGTGAAAGTACGGCGCCGTGTGCCACTTCCCTCCTCAGAGTGTCCGCTGACTCTGGCGGTCCAATTGGAGGAGAGCTGCGAGCTCATCAAAGTTCTTCGCAGCGGCGGCGCTCACCTGGACTTCCGCACCAGGGACGGAATCACCGCTCTGCATCGGGCCGTCATGTGCCGCAACAGCTCGGCTCTCACCGTAAGAACGTTTGGGCGGCGGCGCCGACCAGCCTCGTCCGTGACTGGCTTCTGGTCCTTTGCAGACCCTGCTGGACCTGGGTGCGTCTCCGGACTACAAAGACAGCAGGGGGCTGACTCCCCTCTATCACTCCGCCATGGTGGGAGGGGCCCCCTACTGCTGCGAGCTGCTACTGCAGGACCACGCCACGCTCGGTACCTCAAATTCCTTCTGACTGAAAGTTTAGACTCTCGAAGTAGGGCTTCTCACTTGGGTTACGCGTTCAAAAGCGGCTTTAGATGCGAATGTTTGGCTTTGGTGAGGGCTTTCAAGGTCAGCTCTCAAGGCTTTCGTGGAACGGAGAAGGAACTGGGGTCGGGAACAGTTTCGGGTCGCTGCTAAAAGGTTTCTGGTTGTCCTGCTTACAGGCATGACCGACGAGAACGGATGGCAGGAAATCCACCAGGTGACAAACGCTCACTCGCCACCCACGCCTGCTCAATCACTTGCTGAAATCATCGCTTCATTTGTATGTACACGTTTAGCACACGTAATCAcgcgtgcgtacgtgtgtgcgtgcctaGGCATGTCGCCATGGGAACGTGCAGCACTTGGAGCACCTGTTGTTTTATGGGGCTGACATGAGCTCCCAGAATGCATCGGGAAACACCGCGCTCCACCTCTGCGCTCTCTACAACCAGGTAGGAGGAGGATGCATGAAAAGTGCTGCGAGGCCTCCCTCTTGTGGCCACGTTTTGAAGCGCATctcagaatcttttttttttttagcatttattAAGGTGCCGTTATTTACCTTTTCCTTTCAGTCATGctaattgaatttgaatttaaaaatcacattaaaataAAGCTTTTCAGAATAAAGCTTCAATCTGGTTTAAGAGTAATTCTTCGGCCTGCTAAGCTACTGGATTTTAATGTTGGCGGCACTCGACTTGTATTTTGGGGAGTTTTCAGAAGTCGTGATCACGGCTGTTGTTTGCTGCCTTCTGCAGGACAGCTGTGCCAGAGTGCTGCTGTTCCGAGGAGCCAACAAGGATATCAAGAACTACAACAACCAGACTGCCTTTCAGGTCACAACTACAAATGCCTCACTTCATTTGAGGAGACAAATACGCTAGTGACTAGGCACAAACACAACAAGGAATTGAAGTGGCCAAAACTACTCAATTAATAcaataggaaaaaaatggaaagttattttatttttgtcaggaAATGATTCACTTccgttcatttcaatgggaaaagacATGTTGAGGTGGGAAACGCTGCGCTTGtgattgtaactttttttaaagggaCAATTCGACTTGACCTCAAAAGGTCTGAAGGCCAATGTACCATCTAACCAAGATGGATGTCTGTCTGTGTAGGTCGCCATCATCGCCGGGAACTTCGATTTGGCCGAAATCATCAAGATCCACAAAAGTTCTGACGTCGGTGAGTGCCGCGCCTCAGAATATTATCGGACCTGACAGCTCGATAGCTACTCTACTTTATTCATCCACTCACAAGGGAAATTGAGGTTACGAATGAGTGCTGAGGCTCTCTGTTTGTGCGTGCGCAAGCAGTTCCCTTCCGAGAATCTCCATCGTACACCAAGCGGCGCCGACTGGGAGCCATCAGGTCCCCGGCCGGAAACGGCCTGTCGTCGCCGCGCTCTCTGATTCGCTCGGTGAGCGACAACGCCCTGGAAAGCCCCGCCTCCTCCCCTGGACCGTCCCTACAAAGCCTGGAAACGCACCTCGACGCGCACACGCACTCGCTACGACGACATACGCGCCGCCTCAGGTGAGCGTGCCCGCGGCCCGCAACACGGCCGCCaagaaatggatgaatgaagacGTCAAAACGTTATTTCGTTAGTAGATTTTCAAATATGCAAGATTTGGCATGCGCACGTCACAGTATTGAAAGTTATTCTCCAAAAACCCAACGTGTGACAAAACGCGCATCCGGTACATGTGATCTTCAGTCCGAGTGGCGGCGGAGGTCACGTGGAGAGCAGCCCCCCGTCGTcgccccccgccaccccgcAGTTGAGGAAGAAGCGGCTGTACAGCGCCGTGCCGGGGCGCACCTTCATCGCCACGCGCTCCCACGTGCCCCAGGGCTCCGGAGAGATCCAGCTGCACCGCGGCGAGAGGGTGAAAGGTGACGAGACCGGCAAAGTTTGGGCGTCCATGGGAGACTTTgtttggttgggtttttttttcttttccccaggACAAAAACTCATCATCTTGGTTTTGCATCTCCAGTTCTGTCCATTGGTGAAGGTGGATTCTGGGAAGGCAACGTGAAAGGAAGAACAGGCTGGTTTCCTGCCGACTGCGTTGAAGAAGTTCAGATGAGGCAGTATGACCCCAGGCTTGGTAAGCAATTTCAACATGTCACGTCCAATCCGATCCAAATTCCCCTTTTCGGACAATTTTACCTCCCATTTTTAAACCTATCACGCTGTCGCCCGCCGATTAAAATGTTGACTCGCACCCGAACCGCTTTGCGGCCCTGTTGTTAGTGGAAGCTGGGCGCAAGGCatggaagaaagacaaaaagtcAATTGGAATGAGAATTGAGAATGCATTTCAGAGACGAGGGAGGACCGCACCAAGAGGCTCTTCAGACATTACACGGTGGGCTCGTACGACAACTACACCTCTTACAGGTGACTTGTGCACCTCACAAAAGTCGCCCACAAGTGCTTTTATCGATGAATCGCTGCTAAAGACTCCCATCGCGTTGTCGTCAGCGACTACGTGATTGAGGAGAAGATGGCCGTGCTGcagaagagagagagcgaaGGATTTGGCTTTGTCCTGCGGGGAGCCAAAGGTAAGGGGGGGGCGCTCTCAGAATTAGGGACTGTCGGTAATGTGAACGCTCAGTGGGGCGCTCCTCACGGAAAGAATCTGGCTTTGTGCCGTTGCAAGCCGAGACTCCCATCGAGGAGTTTGCCCCCACGCCGGCGTTCCCCGCCCTGCAGTACCTGGAGTCTGTGGACCAGGGTGGCGTGGCCTGGAGAGCCGGTCTACGGACTGGAGACTTCCTCATTGAGGTTAGATGGTTCCCTTTTTTGGTTGGGTACAGCCGCGAGTGGCCAAGATTCTATATCGTCATCGATATTGCTGCGTGCAGGTGAACGGCGCAGATGTGGTGAAGGTCGGCCATCGCCAGGTGGTGGCGCTCATCCGTCAGGGCGGCAGCCGCCTGCTCATGAAGGTCGTATCCGTTTCCCGCAAATCCGACACCAACCTGCTCAGAAAGAAAGGTTTGCAGTGACACAAGAATATGAGGACACAAGTGCGCTAGTGCACAAGGATGCTATCTATGGTGATTTGAGGGATTCTCGGACACACGGAGGCGACAGATACAAGTAGAATAGTATACGAGGATCTAAGTGAACCCGAGACACAAGTAGACGACATGCACTCGAGCACAAGTTTGTCAGGGACACGTGAATGCTAGGACAGAAGCACACTGGACACAAGATTTGTAAACTACACGATTATTAGGACACGAGTTAACAAGGTACACTCAGACTGAAGGACAGAAGTCGACGTGAGGACGCGAGTACTGCACACGAACGAGTGCGCTGTGTCTGAAGACACAAATAGACAAGTGCAGCGGGTCACAAAAATGCTCGGACCGCAAGTCCACCAGTGTCGACTGGACTGCTGCTTTCTCACCGAGTGCTGGCATCTGATTGGTTTTCCTCTCTcagcccctccccctcccaagcGAGCCCCCAGTACTTCGTTGACTCTTCGATCCAAGTCCATGACCGCTGACCTGGAGGAGATAGGTAAAGCACAAACGTGCGCGGGCGCACACACCAAGTCAATGTGTAAGAGGAGTTGTTGACTTATTTCCTTTGTGCAGCCAGGAGGAGGCGTTTTGGTGAGTCATGTAATCATCCAGGTCACACTGCGCGACCTTTTAGACTTACCGAACGTTCGCCAAAGTGCTTCTGTTGTGTGTGGGATGAAAGATGTCTGTCTGTTCGTGAGATTACGGTCGCTTTTTGGAAAAATAGTCACAAGTGGAGTCTGAAAAATCTTTAAGCACTCACGTTGCTTTTGTAATTGAGGTTTTCTCTGCATGCAGCCATGTTGCTAATGCAAAACAAGTCACATCagaagtgtgtgggggggcgggatagaatgaggcaaaaaaaaaagtgttctgacAAAACGCCGGCCTGCAGAGAAACTGGATGACATGTTGGCGGGGAACGCACAGGAAGTTGTTCTGCGGTCCCGGCCCGCCGATGACTTCCGGGCGGCCACGGTGAAGCAGCGGCCCACCAGCCGCAGAATCACTCAGGCTGAGATTAATGTAAGATTCTGGAGAAACGCTAACAAAATGCACAGCGCCGTGCTCGTCACACTTGACTGTTATGTGTGTTGGCGTTTGCTCGTAGTCGTTGTTTGAGCGCCAAGGTCTGGTCCCGCCTTCCGGTCCGGAGAAGAGCACCATGGCGCTGCCCCGAGGAATGTCCAGAACCAAAAGTTTTGGTGAGTCTTAGCCTCGCTGTTACATGGCAGCGGGGCAGAGCGGTTTGCTCGCATGATATCGTAGCCCGAGACTGACCAAATGCTGACGTGTCCACCGTCCAGGCACCCCCGAGGACGACCGCATCTCCGCTCTGATCCACGAAAGTCGCTTTCCTCGCAGCTCCTCTCTGACCGACAGCTTCATCCCGCCGCCTCCCCAGACGGCGCCGCCTCCGCCTCCATCCCCGCTCTTCCTCCTGGACTCGGGGCCGCCCCCCTCCTTCCTGCCGCCTCCTCCCCCCGCCCGAGGGGAGGGCCTGACCCGGTCCAGCTTCAAACCGGGAGCCGAGCCCAGGCTGCAGGAGCTCTCGGACACGCCGTCCAGGAGCCACGCCGAGCGCCAGAGGAAGGCCCGCTCCATGATCATCCTGCAGGATACCGCGCCTCAGCTGCAGCCCGAGttgcacgccgccgccgccatgcaCGTGTCCCCCTCGCACACTTCCACGCTGTCTCTCCACACCGCCGCCCTCGGACACTCGCCGTTGTCGCGCCGCAGAGGACGGCCCATCGAAAATCCATACGCCAACGTGGGACAGCAGGCCGCCCCGGCCAAACCGCAAAGGAGGAAGTCACCTCTGCTCAAACAACTTCCCGTGGAGGAGCAAGGTAGGTTGTTGTTGCCGCCCTGGTTCGAGACCCGAGGCGAGGTTTCCGTCACCTCCGTGTCTTGTGCACAGGGCTCAAAGACCAGGACTCAAAGTCGGAGGCCAGCGCCCCGTGCAGCCCCAGCAGGGCGGAGCTCTACCAGCAGCAGGTTCTGTCGGAGCGCGCTCGCGTCCACGGCCGCCGCTCCTCCCTCTTCCTATCCGTAGAGGGCGCCGTCTCCGACAACCAGGCGCCTCCTCTCCTGACCCAGAGTCACTCCATGGACGACCTGGGCGAGCTTCCGCCACCCGCGCCCGTCCTTTCGCCCTCGCCGACCCCGCACACGTTCCTGCACCCGCTGACCGGCAAGCCTCTGGGTAAGACTTTTGATGACACGGGTCATTTGGAGCACAATCAAACAGGTCTCCCCCTCCTCAGATCCTTCGTCTCCACTCGCCCTGGCTCTGGCCGCACGGGAACGAGCGCTCACCGCCCGCACGCCGAGCCCCGAGCCGCGACCCAAACACGCCTCGGCCTCCGCCACCCCTCTCCCCACCCCGGCCGCCAGCCCGGAGGGCCGCCATAAGCGCAGCCCGGTGCCCACCCCGCAGAGCAGCCCCGAACCCCGCTCCAAGCGCACCACCCCGCAGACCAGCCCTGAGCAGCGAAGCAAGCGGACCACCCCTCAGAGCAGCCCCGAGCTGCGCCACAAGCGCGCGGCTCCGCCTCTCTTCCCCGACGGGCAGGTGGAGCGTCCCGAGGCGGAGGGCGGAGTGACCTCGCCCGCCGGGCCGTCGCCTGAACGCTGGAGACCCGTCCCGCTGGCGAACCTGGCCAACGAGAGCCACCCGGctttgattgacaggcggaGAAGCCTGACCGTCGGGAGCTCGGAGGAAGAGGGCGGTGCCTATACGGTGACCCTCCCGCCCGCGCTGTTGTCATCCAgcgacgaggagacgagagaggagCTCCGCCGGATCGGCCTGGTGACACCGCCCCCCGGTTTCGccgccccaccctcccccctcgCCGTAACCCCGCGGCGGAGCGGCGAGGGCGATGCGGGCcaggacgacgacgaggagcCTCGTGACGGCTCGCTGCCTCCCTCCATCAGCTTGGCGTCGCCGCCCGCACCGCCTTCCCCCTCCTCGCCGCCCGCCGGCCACCCCTCCTTGGCTCTCAAACCCCGCCTGCGCTCACCCATCGGCCGTGGCCGCTCGGCCCTCAGGGACCCCCTGCTCAAGCAGTCGTCCGACAGCGAGCTGCTCCCGTCCTCGCCCGCCTCCCCGGCGGCCACCCGCCAGCCGCGCTACCTCTTCCAGCGCCGCTCCAAGCTGTGGGGGGGCGGCGAAGAGGAGGGCCGTCCCGCCGCACTGGGCGGCCAAGGGTCCGGCTCGGCCCTGGAGTTGAGCGGCAGGGCGGAGTCGGGCCTGGACCTTGCCAACAGGCTCCACCTCCTCAACAAAGATAGCCACTCCCTGGGGGAGGAGCCAAGCCCTCTCGACCCCGGTCGCAGGTCCCCAGTGGGCGGGGCCAGGTACGTGAGCTGCGTGTGTCCATTCTGTCCATGTACGCATGTTTGCGCCAACCAGGGTCTAGCTCGaggcgtgtatgtgtgcgctgTAACAGAAGTGcggtttgtgtttttgcagatGTGTGGAGAGTGGAGAGAGCAAATCGTAGGTTTTTATCTCTGGTAAACAATTCTTGTTTTTGCTCTACCACACTAACCGTTGCTAACCACTACTCCACCGTGTATCCAACCTTTGCGTCGCTTCACAAAGCTAACCGACCGTCGCGACGTTTTTCAACCAGTGTGCCAAAGCTCCTTTATGGGATGATCCTCTTGTTGTTGGACCCGACTTTCCCGCCTTACCCGCAGCAATCGCATTCAAGTTGTCGGGCGAACATGCTAACACCCGCTCGATGTCGCAGGTTGTTCTCCAGTCTGGGCGAGCTGCACACCATTTCCCAGCGCGGGTACGGCACCACCTACACGGTCCGCCCGGGAAGTCGCTACCCCGTCACCCGCCGCAGCCCCTCCCCGTCGCCCTCCCCCTCCGACAGGCCGGCGGGCCCGGGCTCCTCCCCCTCGCCCTGCTCGGAGCGCCCGGACCTGAGCTCGGGCCGCGGTCTGACCATCCTCAAGTCGTCCAGCCTCAGCCTGCCGTCGGAACCCAAGGAGGTCCGCTTCGTCATGCGCAGCGCCAGCGCCCGAACCCGCTCCCGCTCGCCTTCGCCCTCGCCGCACGCCTCCCCGTGCCCGTCGCCCGTCCTCAGCGGCCCCCTGCTGGCGCTCAGGCCCTGGAGGCAGCGCCCGCTCAGCTTGTGGAACAAGTACGACGTGGGCGACTGGTTGGAGAGCGTGGGGCTGGCCGAGCATCGCCAGCGCTTCCAGGAGCACGAGATCGAAGGCTCGCACCTTCCCGCCCTCACCAAGGACGACTACGTGGAGCTGGGCGTCACCCGGCTGGGCCACCGCATCAACATCGAGCGGGCCCTCAGGCAACTGCTGGACGCCGCCACTTGACCGCCGTCGCCGCCATAGGTCTCCTCTCTATTGCTTTTCTCCACTCAGCTCTTTGATCGCCGCGGGGCTTTCAAATCCTTTCCACCGCGACCCGTCAAGACGTGACCGCTTGTCTTGATTGACGGTCGCCATTGACTGAAAATGCCTAACGGTCGACTCCATTCGTAACGTCATCCATCTCCTCTGTCCGTCATGTCCGTCCCATCGTGTCCGTCGACCGGTTCTCATCGACTGGACAAGAAAACGTAAGTCAACTCGTCCACCTAGTTGATATTTGCAAGCCCCGATGCTAAGGTGTTAGCTTTGCCGAGACTGTGTTGGCGATCAGAGAGCtgatgtgatctttttttttttccttccaattaTTAGTATATGTACTGAACAATATGAGTCTTGATTTTAAATATTTCTGAATATAATGGCCTGGATGCACGCAGCGCATTTTGGCCTCGGGTGTCAGGTGGCACGTTAAAGTCCCTGTCAAGTGAAAATATCTGACGCACCACAGAAAAAGAATGGTGTCCACCATCCCGCTAGATTAGAACGCTTCGTAAAGTGAGCATTCAAAATGGCGACAAATCAAGCCCTCGTCGCCTGTCTTAAATGCGCGATCTTTATCCCGCGGGCCTTTTTCTCTCTGCAACGACGGGGCACTCGAAAGCACGTCGGCTTTGTCTCCATGATGTGCGCACACTCGTGGCGAACAGCGAAGGACTCTCAAGCTGTTAGGTTGGATTCACTTGAGAGGGTTTTTAATCAGATGCCAGCCGACCTTGAAACCGGAAGCGCCTTGCAGTCGGTGCGTGAGGTTAATTTCCCTCATTTAAAGTTTATAAGCAACGATATGCTCGTGTTGACTTTATCCTCGTTTCACTTTGGGTTTTACAGTGAGTTGAATGCCCTCAGAGTTATTGATTGTCCAacagtgcgtgtgcgcgtgtgtgtgtgtggtacgtGTTGACTGGACATGGTGCTACATTGTTGGAAGCCATTTGTACAGAAAGTAACTTCATCATCCTTGAATCAATTGAAGCAAATCCATCAACCCAAACCCAAAAGACGAAAAACAATCAAGCAATTCGTGCATCAAGGTCGTTTGAGGACTTTCCACTATGCCATGATTTTTACCTTCCTCCATATGTGGAATTTTCTGAAACAACTTTTTCTTGCATGCGAGTTGCGCTAGTGAGAAGGACCCCTACGGTGCATTCTGAAGGTTTGGAACGCACACTAGAACATCCGAAACGTATTCACAAGCAAGTAGAATAGTTGAAACAAATGATCATTTCCGTATTCAGTGACTTAAAGCCCACACGGACGCACCGGCTCGCTGACATCTTGGAGTGTCGGTCACCGTTAGCAAACGGGACTGGGCTGACGTGCTCAAGGGCGCTAAGCTCATGTAAACATTAGGACATGGACTCGAAAGAGAAAATGTAGCTGAATAGGTTTTCCTAATTCATGAATAAGCAATAGACTGCTGCTGGTGATGAAGTCCTCATGTATCATCAAATGGTGACACGCATTAATTGAGTGATTGATTGgctttgttgtttctttgtgctcttttctttcttcgacacacacacatgcataccaaACATGTCACGTTTCTAATAAAGGCTCATTTACTACTACGAGGCTCCCCAGGCACTGCTTTGGATACACTGATCTGTTCttggcacacacacaggcacaagtTCAGGTTGAATtcctggaaaaataaaaaccgcATGAGGAGAAGTCGTTAAAGCTGACCCGTGAGTGAATGATTGTTGACCATTTTCCCAAAGCAAAAAGTTGGGGAACTCTGGTTGCTCGAGAGCCGTCTCCTGCTCCCCGTGTTCATCTCTGCGCCTTTCCGAGCTTCGATCAGACGGATTTCACACGCAACACCTTCGGGACTTGAAGCCcaaggggagagagagagccttCATTGAAACGGAGCCAGGAGTCAATGACACTTGACCACGCCCCCTCCGCTGCCATTGGCCGACAGGTGACATGATTGTCAAGAGTTCCCCACTTCAGAAATCATTTTTTCGCCCCCGAGTCAAGTGGAGAAGTCGCCTTCCTCACGTAAGCACACTCAGATGATAATCGTGACgatgttttttcactttgatgtGTGACTGAGTCATTTGGTGTTGTTTCTGCTCATGCTGCCTGCTGGGGAAAGATGATGGTTGTTGGTGTCACCGTCATTCTAAACACACTTTCGAGTCAACACggtctgtctttgtttttgttttgttttttggcggggggcatttcactttttttattttttgggggtcaccTGTTTCCATCTTTTTGACAAGAGGTTCAATCGCTTGACTTTGA contains:
- the shank3b gene encoding SH3 and multiple ankyrin repeat domains protein 3 isoform X3; its protein translation is MPLSPAADAKHDRPRQQAVTNGNPTGSPVARDDDADDAPSGNSIVVRIGIPDLQQTKCLRLDPELPVWTSKQRVLVTLTQSLSDVLNYGLFQPAFNGRAGKFLDEERLLKEYPLPNITPIPYLEFRYKRRIYTQTYVDDKQLAKLHTKANLKRFMEHVHQKNVEKVSKWLEKGLDPNFHDSDSGECPLTLAVQLEESCELIKVLRSGGAHLDFRTRDGITALHRAVMCRNSSALTTLLDLGASPDYKDSRGLTPLYHSAMVGGAPYCCELLLQDHATLGMTDENGWQEIHQACRHGNVQHLEHLLFYGADMSSQNASGNTALHLCALYNQDSCARVLLFRGANKDIKNYNNQTAFQVAIIAGNFDLAEIIKIHKSSDVVPFRESPSYTKRRRLGAIRSPAGNGLSSPRSLIRSVSDNALESPASSPGPSLQSLETHLDAHTHSLRRHTRRLSPSGGGGHVESSPPSSPPATPQLRKKRLYSAVPGRTFIATRSHVPQGSGEIQLHRGERVKVLSIGEGGFWEGNVKGRTGWFPADCVEEVQMRQYDPRLETREDRTKRLFRHYTVGSYDNYTSYSDYVIEEKMAVLQKRESEGFGFVLRGAKAETPIEEFAPTPAFPALQYLESVDQGGVAWRAGLRTGDFLIEVNGADVVKVGHRQVVALIRQGGSRLLMKVVSVSRKSDTNLLRKKAPPPPKRAPSTSLTLRSKSMTADLEEIARRRRFEKLDDMLAGNAQEVVLRSRPADDFRAATVKQRPTSRRITQAEINSLFERQGLVPPSGPEKSTMALPRGMSRTKSFGTPEDDRISALIHESRFPRSSSLTDSFIPPPPQTAPPPPPSPLFLLDSGPPPSFLPPPPPARGEGLTRSSFKPGAEPRLQELSDTPSRSHAERQRKARSMIILQDTAPQLQPELHAAAAMHVSPSHTSTLSLHTAALGHSPLSRRRGRPIENPYANVGQQAAPAKPQRRKSPLLKQLPVEEQGLKDQDSKSEASAPCSPSRAELYQQQVLSERARVHGRRSSLFLSVEGAVSDNQAPPLLTQSHSMDDLGELPPPAPVLSPSPTPHTFLHPLTGKPLDPSSPLALALAARERALTARTPSPEPRPKHASASATPLPTPAASPEGRHKRSPVPTPQSSPEPRSKRTTPQTSPEQRSKRTTPQSSPELRHKRAAPPLFPDGQVERPEAEGGVTSPAGPSPERWRPVPLANLANESHPALIDRRRSLTVGSSEEEGGAYTVTLPPALLSSSDEETREELRRIGLVTPPPGFAAPPSPLAVTPRRSGEGDAGQDDDEEPRDGSLPPSISLASPPAPPSPSSPPAGHPSLALKPRLRSPIGRGRSALRDPLLKQSSDSELLPSSPASPAATRQPRYLFQRRSKLWGGGEEEGRPAALGGQGSGSALELSGRAESGLDLANRLHLLNKDSHSLGEEPSPLDPGRRSPVGGARCVESGESKSLFSSLGELHTISQRGYGTTYTVRPGSRYPVTRRSPSPSPSPSDRPAGPGSSPSPCSERPDLSSGRGLTILKSSSLSLPSEPKEVRFVMRSASARTRSRSPSPSPHASPCPSPVLSGPLLALRPWRQRPLSLWNKYDVGDWLESVGLAEHRQRFQEHEIEGSHLPALTKDDYVELGVTRLGHRINIERALRQLLDAAT